A window of Metabacillus sp. B2-18 contains these coding sequences:
- the acpS gene encoding holo-ACP synthase, translated as MITGIGLDIIELDRIRRIVDRQPGFIKRILTMNEIEKFSTLSRERKVEFLAGRFAVKEAYSKALGTGIGEEIGFQDIEITNDDKGKPSIEILKDTARDSVVHVSITHSRQYAAAQVIIEGK; from the coding sequence ATGATTACAGGAATTGGTTTAGATATCATTGAATTGGATCGCATTAGAAGAATTGTTGATCGTCAGCCAGGTTTTATTAAGCGAATATTAACAATGAATGAAATTGAAAAGTTTTCAACTTTATCTAGGGAAAGAAAAGTAGAGTTTTTAGCTGGACGTTTTGCTGTAAAGGAAGCATATTCAAAAGCGTTAGGAACTGGAATTGGTGAAGAGATTGGATTTCAAGACATAGAAATAACAAATGATGATAAAGGAAAGCCGAGTATTGAAATACTAAAGGATACAGCTCGGGATTCTGTTGTTCATGTTTCAATTACCCATTCAAGACAATATGCTGCTGCTCAAGTAATAATAGAAGGTAAATAA
- the sigB gene encoding RNA polymerase sigma factor SigB — protein sequence MAQPSQNMKLTKEEVNELILDFQKTESKVAQLALVEHYTGLVETLAKKYSKGKSFHEDLRQVGMIGLLGAIRRYDPTVGKPFEAFAIPTIIGEIKRFLRDKTWSVHVPRRIKELGPKIKAAVDKLTNENQRSPQVREIAEYLDVTEEEVLETMEMGKSYQALSVDHSIEADSDGSTVTILDIVGSQEQGYEKVNQKLMLQSVLHVLSDREKEIIECTFILNKSQKETGEQLGISQMHVSRLQRRAIQKLREALSKDMPPELNK from the coding sequence ATGGCACAACCATCTCAAAATATGAAGCTAACTAAAGAAGAGGTGAACGAGTTAATACTAGACTTTCAGAAAACAGAAAGTAAAGTAGCCCAATTGGCACTCGTTGAACACTATACCGGTTTAGTTGAAACCTTAGCGAAGAAATATTCCAAAGGGAAAAGCTTTCATGAAGATCTTAGACAGGTGGGCATGATTGGTTTACTGGGCGCTATTAGAAGATATGACCCTACTGTTGGAAAGCCGTTTGAAGCTTTTGCCATTCCAACCATAATCGGAGAAATCAAACGTTTCTTAAGAGACAAAACATGGAGTGTTCATGTTCCGAGAAGGATTAAAGAATTAGGACCCAAGATTAAGGCTGCTGTAGACAAGTTAACAAATGAAAATCAACGATCTCCACAAGTTAGGGAGATAGCGGAATACCTAGATGTAACTGAAGAGGAAGTATTAGAAACGATGGAAATGGGGAAAAGCTACCAGGCTTTATCGGTCGACCATTCTATTGAGGCTGATTCTGATGGAAGTACTGTTACCATTCTTGATATTGTTGGTTCGCAAGAGCAGGGGTATGAAAAAGTGAATCAAAAACTAATGCTTCAGAGTGTATTGCATGTTTTATCAGATCGAGAAAAGGAAATTATCGAATGTACGTTTATTTTGAATAAAAGTCAAAAAGAGACTGGTGAACAGTTAGGTATCTCTCAAATGCATGTATCAAGGCTACAAAGGAGAGCTATTCAAAAATTAAGAGAAGCACTGTCAAAAGACATGCCCCCGGAGTTAAATAAATGA
- the alr gene encoding alanine racemase: protein MQPGFFRDTWVEVNLDAIEHNVRLMKQHIGEEVHLIAVVKANAYGHGAKQVAETALISGATMLAVAFLDEAISLRRQGIQAPILVMGAIRSSDVDMVEKYNLTVTVFSLGWLKEAEGSIQNFIDLHIKVDTGMGRLGVQNENELIDIFDFAQESNRFHVKGIYTHFATADEDDPTYFLTQYDRFEKMVSTIPNHRLLVHCANSATGLKFPSKVYNAVRFGISMYGLSPSPEMKSELPFPLQEAFSLQTKIVHVKKVTKGTKISYGATYEAKEDEWIGTLPIGYADGWIRKLKDAEVIIQNKRVPLVGRICMDQCMVKLPYEIPVGTNVTLIGKQDQEKITIDEIAKRLDTINYEVPCTITSRVPRMYIKDECIIEVSNPLL from the coding sequence ATGCAACCGGGTTTTTTTCGTGATACATGGGTTGAAGTAAATCTAGATGCAATTGAACATAATGTTCGTTTAATGAAACAACATATAGGTGAAGAGGTTCATTTAATTGCGGTAGTAAAGGCAAATGCTTATGGTCATGGGGCTAAGCAAGTGGCGGAGACTGCATTAATATCTGGTGCAACCATGCTTGCAGTTGCTTTTTTAGATGAGGCAATATCATTGCGCAGGCAAGGTATACAAGCACCAATTTTAGTAATGGGAGCCATTAGATCCTCAGATGTTGACATGGTTGAAAAGTATAACCTAACAGTAACTGTATTTTCGTTAGGTTGGCTAAAGGAAGCAGAAGGATCTATTCAAAATTTTATTGATCTTCATATAAAAGTAGATACAGGTATGGGGCGACTTGGCGTTCAGAATGAAAATGAACTTATAGACATTTTTGATTTTGCACAAGAATCAAATCGGTTTCATGTTAAAGGCATTTATACACATTTTGCAACAGCAGATGAAGATGACCCAACTTATTTTCTAACTCAATATGATAGGTTTGAAAAAATGGTTTCAACTATACCAAATCATCGTTTACTCGTTCATTGTGCAAACAGTGCTACAGGATTAAAATTTCCATCAAAGGTATATAATGCGGTCAGATTTGGGATATCTATGTATGGGTTATCTCCTTCACCGGAGATGAAAAGTGAACTTCCATTTCCACTACAAGAGGCATTTTCTTTACAAACAAAAATAGTTCACGTAAAGAAAGTTACAAAAGGAACGAAAATTAGCTATGGAGCAACATATGAAGCAAAAGAAGATGAATGGATTGGAACTTTGCCAATTGGTTATGCTGATGGATGGATAAGAAAGTTAAAAGATGCAGAAGTAATTATTCAAAATAAGCGTGTACCTTTAGTGGGACGGATCTGTATGGACCAATGTATGGTCAAGCTTCCATATGAAATACCTGTAGGAACAAACGTTACGTTAATTGGTAAGCAGGATCAAGAGAAAATCACGATAGATGAGATAGCAAAGCGTCTTGATACAATAAATTATGAGGTGCCATGTACAATTACTTCACGAGTTCCCCGTATGTATATAAAAGATGAGTGTATAATTGAAGTGAGTAATCCTCTTTTATGA
- the ndoA gene encoding type II toxin-antitoxin system endoribonuclease NdoA has translation MIVKRGDVYFADLSPVVGSEQGGVRPVLIIQNDIGNRFSPTVIIAAITAQIQKAKLPTHVEIDAKRYGFERDSVILLEQIRTIDKQRLTDKITHLDDEMMDKVDEALQISLGLIDF, from the coding sequence TTGATTGTTAAACGAGGCGACGTTTATTTTGCCGATCTTTCTCCAGTTGTAGGTTCAGAGCAAGGTGGCGTGCGTCCTGTATTAATTATTCAAAACGATATTGGGAACCGCTTTAGTCCTACAGTTATTATAGCGGCAATTACGGCCCAAATTCAAAAAGCAAAATTGCCAACTCATGTTGAGATTGATGCTAAGCGTTACGGGTTTGAAAGGGATTCGGTTATCCTGCTTGAACAGATTCGAACGATTGATAAACAAAGGCTTACTGATAAAATTACCCATCTAGATGATGAGATGATGGATAAAGTTGATGAAGCCTTACAAATAAGCTTAGGACTTATCGATTTTTAA
- a CDS encoding STAS domain-containing protein: protein MNARIPILKLHNCLLISIQWELDDQTALQFQEDLLHKIHETGANGVVIDLTSVDVIDSFIAKVLGDVISMSKLMGAKVVLTGIQPAVAITLIELGIQLEDVQTALDLEKGLETLQRELGE from the coding sequence ATGAATGCTAGAATACCAATCTTAAAGCTTCATAATTGTTTGCTAATCTCAATTCAGTGGGAGTTAGATGACCAAACTGCTCTACAATTTCAGGAAGATCTCCTTCATAAAATTCATGAGACAGGTGCAAATGGGGTTGTTATTGATTTAACATCAGTTGATGTTATTGATTCTTTCATCGCAAAGGTCCTGGGTGACGTAATTAGTATGTCGAAGCTTATGGGAGCAAAAGTTGTATTAACAGGAATACAGCCTGCTGTTGCCATTACATTAATTGAGTTAGGCATCCAGCTTGAGGATGTACAAACAGCTTTAGACCTAGAAAAAGGGCTTGAAACATTACAGCGGGAGTTGGGGGAGTAA
- a CDS encoding LolA family protein translates to MKKSFVLLLVGLLTVLVLAGCGEKSQADVVQALEKKIDEMSGYKAKGKMTLQTGSDPQEYEIEIWHKNPSYYRVNLKNSQKEQSQMILRNDEGVFVLTPALNKSFRFQSDWPQNSSQAYLYESLVNDILKDAEAKFSAAEEKYVFETKTNYQNNKMLPAQEITFNKKDLSPTMVKVMDTDRNPLVVVEFSSFEFNASFDENSFDVEKNMSSAQIEVPTMATGDREPFAVKYPLEQPNGVKLLEESEVETENGKRVILSFGGEKSFTLIQETAEIATPASASTSTYVDGYPADLGFTIGAMSESTLTWSHDGVDYMLASEDLTEDEMLMVAKSVQGQTAK, encoded by the coding sequence TTGAAAAAAAGCTTTGTGTTATTATTAGTAGGGCTTTTAACAGTACTTGTTCTAGCGGGATGTGGTGAAAAATCACAGGCAGATGTAGTTCAGGCGTTAGAAAAGAAGATTGATGAAATGTCAGGGTATAAGGCAAAAGGAAAGATGACACTTCAAACAGGTAGTGATCCACAGGAGTATGAAATTGAAATTTGGCATAAAAATCCTTCTTACTACCGAGTGAACCTTAAGAATTCGCAAAAAGAGCAAAGTCAAATGATTTTGCGTAATGACGAAGGGGTATTTGTATTAACTCCAGCACTAAATAAAAGCTTCCGTTTCCAAAGTGATTGGCCACAAAATAGCAGTCAGGCATACTTATATGAATCTTTAGTAAATGATATTTTAAAAGATGCTGAAGCAAAGTTTTCTGCTGCTGAAGAAAAGTATGTTTTTGAAACGAAAACAAATTATCAAAACAATAAAATGCTACCTGCACAAGAAATTACATTTAACAAGAAAGATTTATCTCCAACAATGGTCAAAGTGATGGATACAGACCGAAATCCACTTGTTGTTGTAGAATTCTCAAGCTTTGAATTCAATGCATCTTTTGATGAAAATTCTTTTGATGTAGAGAAAAATATGTCAAGTGCTCAAATTGAAGTTCCAACAATGGCTACTGGTGACCGTGAACCATTCGCTGTTAAGTATCCTTTAGAACAACCAAACGGTGTAAAACTACTTGAGGAATCAGAAGTTGAAACTGAAAATGGTAAACGTGTTATCTTATCTTTCGGTGGAGAAAAGTCATTTACGCTTATTCAAGAAACAGCTGAAATTGCAACACCTGCATCTGCTTCTACATCAACATACGTAGATGGTTATCCGGCAGATTTAGGATTCACAATCGGTGCTATGTCAGAATCTACATTAACATGGTCACATGATGGGGTAGATTATATGTTAGCATCTGAAGATTTAACAGAAGATGAGATGTTAATGGTTGCTAAATCTGTACAAGGTCAAACAGCCAAATAA
- a CDS encoding STAS domain-containing protein, whose translation MSQDSNPFLTFIQTNREELIIKWEEKMKNVDDQKVSNVISDQVYTNICNEYINILLQYFRKSDDEINSKISEFSQRVVQLGWSLRFISTSLQEMSKLLFEMMTVENTDEEKMALVWAFDKWIAPINSEVLYHYASSWERTVSLQKIALQELSAPLIPVFDNITVMPLVGTIDTERAKRIMENLLQGVVKHRAEVVLIDITGVPVVDTMVAHHIIQASEAVRLVGAKCLLVGIRPEIAQTIVNLGIDLSQVITKNSLQKGIESALEMTNRQIVKSYPWRNN comes from the coding sequence ATGAGTCAAGATTCTAATCCATTTTTGACATTTATTCAAACAAACAGAGAAGAACTGATTATAAAATGGGAAGAAAAAATGAAGAACGTGGATGACCAGAAGGTATCAAACGTTATTTCTGATCAAGTATATACAAACATTTGCAATGAATATATTAATATACTATTACAATATTTTAGAAAGTCAGATGATGAAATTAATAGTAAGATTTCTGAGTTTTCACAAAGAGTTGTTCAATTAGGGTGGTCTCTTCGTTTTATTTCAACAAGTTTACAGGAAATGAGTAAGCTTTTATTTGAGATGATGACAGTTGAGAACACTGATGAGGAGAAAATGGCGTTAGTCTGGGCATTTGATAAATGGATTGCTCCAATTAACAGTGAAGTTCTTTATCACTATGCATCTTCTTGGGAGCGAACTGTTTCTCTTCAAAAAATAGCTTTACAAGAATTATCTGCACCGCTTATTCCGGTTTTTGATAATATTACCGTTATGCCCTTAGTAGGAACAATTGATACTGAGAGAGCAAAACGGATAATGGAGAACTTGTTGCAAGGTGTTGTTAAGCATCGTGCTGAGGTTGTGTTAATCGATATTACGGGAGTGCCAGTTGTTGATACAATGGTTGCTCATCATATTATTCAAGCATCGGAGGCAGTAAGATTAGTTGGTGCAAAATGTTTATTGGTTGGGATAAGACCTGAAATTGCTCAAACAATTGTCAATCTGGGGATTGATCTAAGTCAAGTTATTACAAAGAATAGTCTTCAAAAAGGAATAGAATCTGCATTGGAAATGACAAATCGTCAAATCGTCAAATCGTATCCTTGGAGGAATAACTAA
- a CDS encoding anti-sigma factor antagonist gives MNLKVEINKLGDQAIVSVAGEIDAYTAPKLREAIIPLAEEPNPNITINLKNVSYMDSTGLGVFVGLLKSVRKNGGQLNLAELSDRLERLFSITGLSDIIDISSKSEGGVQ, from the coding sequence GTGAATTTAAAAGTTGAAATAAATAAACTTGGAGATCAAGCGATTGTCTCCGTCGCAGGTGAAATTGATGCTTATACAGCACCTAAGTTAAGAGAAGCCATCATACCATTAGCGGAAGAGCCGAATCCTAATATTACAATTAATTTAAAAAATGTATCTTATATGGATAGTACGGGTTTAGGTGTGTTTGTTGGTTTGTTGAAAAGCGTAAGAAAAAACGGCGGGCAGTTAAATTTAGCAGAATTATCAGATCGTCTGGAGCGCTTATTTAGTATAACTGGACTAAGTGACATCATTGATATATCTTCAAAATCAGAGGGTGGGGTACAATGA
- a CDS encoding CopG family ribbon-helix-helix protein, which translates to MSESSATTEILIQLPQALVSELDVLVKQENGNRNELIYQATKMYIRERKKRQIRESMRRGYMEMAKINLNIASEAFLAESEADHTVERLVSGG; encoded by the coding sequence GTGTCTGAATCCAGCGCAACAACAGAAATTTTAATTCAGTTACCTCAAGCATTAGTATCAGAATTGGATGTATTGGTAAAACAAGAGAACGGGAACAGAAACGAGCTTATTTATCAAGCGACAAAAATGTATATTCGTGAGCGTAAAAAGCGCCAAATTCGTGAGTCTATGAGACGTGGTTACATGGAAATGGCAAAAATCAATTTGAATATTGCATCTGAAGCATTTTTGGCAGAATCTGAGGCTGACCATACCGTTGAACGCTTAGTCAGCGGGGGTTAA
- a CDS encoding PP2C family serine/threonine-protein phosphatase: MIVQDYNQHVHTLAFQLPKAGKSCCGDSFFIKATDEYLICALADGLGSGERANESSAAISSLVEKNDDKDVEDLMKLCNEELKDKRGATVSILKADFKTREFTYSSVGNIRFILCAPSGTYIYPLPILGYLSGKPQKYRTQTYTYEQGSKFIIHTDGLVLPGIKALLNKGESVEDLSRQLEEYTKTLNDDLTYIVGQLF, encoded by the coding sequence ATGATTGTTCAAGATTATAATCAACATGTTCATACATTAGCATTTCAGTTACCGAAAGCAGGGAAATCGTGTTGTGGTGATAGCTTTTTTATAAAAGCAACAGATGAATATTTAATCTGTGCCTTAGCCGATGGGTTAGGTAGTGGGGAACGGGCAAATGAATCCTCCGCAGCAATAAGTTCGTTAGTCGAAAAGAATGATGATAAAGATGTAGAAGATTTAATGAAATTATGTAATGAAGAGCTGAAAGATAAACGGGGAGCAACTGTTTCTATCTTAAAGGCAGACTTTAAGACAAGAGAATTTACCTATAGCTCCGTTGGTAATATACGATTTATTCTTTGTGCGCCATCCGGGACTTATATATATCCTCTTCCGATATTAGGATATCTTTCTGGTAAACCTCAAAAGTATCGTACACAAACCTACACATATGAACAAGGCTCTAAGTTTATCATTCATACTGACGGATTAGTTCTTCCGGGGATAAAGGCACTATTAAATAAAGGTGAATCTGTTGAAGATCTATCACGACAACTTGAAGAATATACAAAAACATTAAATGATGATTTAACATATATAGTCGGTCAGCTATTCTAA
- a CDS encoding anti-sigma regulatory factor has product MENQSCVKIVTEWDIVAARQLGRNVAKELGFGTVDQARITTAISELARNIYLYAGQGEMRIERINDLGKSGLKITAIDNGPGIPDIRKVMEDGFSTSGGLGAGLPGVKRLMDEFDISSTVGEGTDIQAVKWLR; this is encoded by the coding sequence ATGGAAAACCAATCCTGTGTTAAAATTGTCACCGAATGGGACATTGTAGCAGCCCGCCAACTTGGTCGGAATGTTGCAAAAGAGCTTGGCTTCGGTACAGTGGATCAAGCGAGAATTACTACTGCTATATCCGAATTAGCTCGTAATATATATCTATATGCAGGGCAAGGGGAGATGCGTATTGAACGCATTAATGACCTTGGAAAAAGTGGTTTGAAAATAACAGCCATTGATAATGGACCGGGAATTCCTGATATTCGAAAAGTGATGGAAGACGGGTTTTCTACTTCTGGAGGTTTGGGTGCAGGTTTGCCGGGAGTCAAACGTCTAATGGATGAATTTGATATTTCTTCCACAGTAGGTGAAGGAACAGATATTCAGGCGGTGAAATGGCTTCGGTAG
- a CDS encoding PP2C family protein-serine/threonine phosphatase produces the protein MDYRDFLETKYSELLRNYLNEQTETALYQGQKFSRKTIEHQIPPEEIISTHRKVLQELFPDIQQEVLSSLDFLLEVMMGYGLAYQEHQSLRDQQLEIRSEIQIAANVQQTLLETSVPAIDSLDIGAISVPAKQMNGDYHHFVQDEQGISIAVADVIGKGIPAALCMSMIKYAMDSFPESRKNPNQILENLNRVVERNVDPSMFITMFYGMYNTVDHLFTYASAGHEPGFYYHSSTGEFEDLTAKGLVLGIDQNFKYKQYQKNVKPGDMVVLLSDGVTESRTDEGFVERSAITDLIHQNIDLTSQQIVEKIYRHFEKMQDFQLRDDFTLIIIRRMV, from the coding sequence ATGGATTATCGTGATTTTCTTGAGACAAAATATTCGGAGCTATTAAGAAATTACTTAAATGAACAAACAGAAACAGCACTTTATCAAGGACAAAAGTTCAGTCGAAAAACGATTGAACATCAGATTCCACCTGAAGAAATCATTAGTACACATAGGAAAGTTCTTCAAGAGCTTTTCCCTGATATACAGCAAGAGGTTTTATCTTCATTAGACTTCCTGCTTGAGGTGATGATGGGATACGGATTAGCCTATCAAGAACATCAGAGTTTGAGAGACCAGCAGCTAGAGATTAGATCTGAAATCCAAATTGCCGCAAATGTTCAGCAAACACTGTTAGAGACATCTGTTCCTGCTATTGATTCTCTGGATATTGGAGCGATAAGTGTTCCTGCAAAGCAAATGAATGGAGATTATCATCATTTTGTTCAGGATGAACAAGGAATAAGTATCGCGGTGGCAGATGTTATTGGAAAAGGAATTCCGGCAGCTTTGTGCATGTCTATGATTAAATATGCAATGGATAGCTTTCCGGAATCACGTAAAAATCCAAATCAAATCCTGGAAAATTTAAATAGAGTGGTTGAACGGAATGTAGATCCGAGCATGTTTATTACGATGTTTTACGGAATGTATAATACAGTTGACCACTTATTCACATATGCTTCAGCGGGACATGAACCGGGGTTTTATTATCATTCCTCAACCGGAGAGTTTGAGGATCTTACTGCTAAGGGTCTTGTTTTAGGGATCGATCAAAACTTCAAATATAAGCAGTATCAGAAGAATGTTAAACCTGGAGATATGGTAGTCCTATTATCAGATGGAGTAACAGAATCTAGGACTGACGAAGGGTTTGTTGAAAGATCAGCAATTACAGATTTAATTCATCAGAATATAGATCTAACGTCTCAGCAAATTGTAGAAAAAATCTACAGGCATTTTGAAAAAATGCAGGATTTCCAATTAAGGGATGATTTCACATTAATAATTATTAGAAGAATGGTTTAG
- the rsbW gene encoding anti-sigma B factor RsbW, which translates to MKQLVDYIEMKVPAKPEYVGIIRLTLSGIASRMGYSYDDIEDLKIATSEACTNAVQHAYKTNEEGEVVVGFGLYEDRLEVMIADNGKSFDFEKTKDELGPYSASSPVDQLPEGGLGLYLMETLMDEVRVHVNAGVTVFMIKYLSGERIDHGTTISKYEAN; encoded by the coding sequence ATGAAGCAATTAGTAGATTATATAGAGATGAAGGTTCCAGCCAAACCAGAATATGTAGGTATCATTCGTTTAACCCTCTCTGGGATTGCTAGTAGAATGGGATATTCATATGATGATATTGAAGATTTGAAGATTGCTACAAGTGAAGCTTGTACAAATGCTGTTCAGCATGCATATAAGACCAATGAAGAGGGCGAAGTGGTCGTTGGATTTGGTTTATATGAAGATCGATTAGAAGTAATGATTGCTGATAATGGCAAAAGCTTTGATTTTGAGAAAACTAAAGATGAACTTGGTCCTTATTCTGCTTCAAGTCCAGTAGACCAACTTCCTGAAGGAGGTTTAGGTCTCTATTTGATGGAAACGCTCATGGATGAAGTCCGTGTCCATGTTAACGCTGGGGTAACGGTCTTCATGATCAAGTATTTAAGCGGGGAGCGAATAGATCATGGCACAACCATCTCAAAATATGAAGCTAACTAA